The segment GAGCAGAGCCAGCAGGATAGAAGTGCGATTTCGCATCATAGGTTCTCCTCCCCATTCAGGCATCAATGATCTGCCGACCCAGGACGGGCGCCTTGTTGGCGGTTCAAAGGCAAATCATCCAAATGCTGCAATGGGTGTAACCCATGGCAAGAAACATCGTCTTTACCCTCGACTGAACGGCTCGTTGCTCAACGCGGAATTGGCGAACGGCAACGCTTTTCTCGATTTCTATCAATGATAGCAATGACATAATAGTGAAGCGCAACATCTCTCGACGCATCCGCAAGCTGCATTGTGCAGCGGCAGTTCAGTCGAGGCAAAGACGGTGCGCCGGTCAGGCAATTTTTGCGGCGCGTGCCGCGAGGACATCGAAAGGAACCGCCAGATGCCCGGCTTGGAGATTCATCAATTCCCCTGCCTCGACGACAATTACGCCTATCTCGTCCATGTCGAGGGAAGCGACGTCACCGCCGCGATCGACACGCCCGACGCCGATGCGATCATCGCCGAGCTGGACAAGCGCGGCTGGACGCTGACGCACATCCTCAACACCCATTGGCATCCGGACCATGCCGGCGGAAATGCGGCGCTCAAGCAGCGCTATGGCGCCCTGGTGATCGCCCCCGCCGATCCCGAAGGCCGCATTGCCGACATCGACCGGACCGTGCGGGACAGCGACCGGCTGGACCTCGGCGGCGCGGAGGTGAAGGTTCTGGGGGTGCCCGGGCACACCACCGATCATGTCGCCTTCTGGTTCCCCGAGACAGGCGCCGCCTTCGTCGGCGACACGCTGTTCGCGCTCGGCTGCGGCCGGCTGTTCGAGGGAACGCCCGAACAGATGTGGGAGTCGCTGGGCAAGCTGACCGCGCTGCCCGCGGACACGATGGTCTATTGCGCGCACGAATATACCGCGTCCAACGCCCGCTTCGCGGTGACGATCGAGCCGGGCAATGCCGAACTCGTCGAGCGGGTCGACCACATCCGCCGCCTGCGCGAGGCCGACACGCCGACCGTGCCGACGACGATCGGGCTCGAACTGCGCACCAATCCCTTCCTGCGCACCCGATCGGCCGAGATTCGCGACCGGCTGGAAATGCCCGAGGATGAGGACGTGGCGGTGTTCGCCGAGGTGCGGGCGCGCAAGGACAGCTTCAAGGGTTAGGGCAGTTCGACCTCGATCATGCCGTCGCGCACGCGCGTCGCGTAGATTTCGAGAGGATCGCACAGCGCACGACCGACGATCGCGCCGTCCGACAGGCGAAAGCGGATGCCGTGCAACGAGCATTGCACGGCATCGCCCCTGAGCCTGCCCATCGACAGCGGCGATCCGGCATGCGGACAGACGTTCGACGCCGCGTGGAGCCGGTCGCCGATCCGGACGAGCAGCACCCGCCGTCCCGCGAGCGCGACCTCGCGCAACTGCCCGTCATCCAGTTCGGTCAACGGAAGCGCGGGATGATAGCGGCTCATCTCATTTCCGGGCATGCCCCGCCCCCTCGCACAAAAAAACGGGCGGCTCGCGCCACCCGTTTTCCCGAACCGGCGGAACCGGTCAATCGCCGAAGCCCATCACCTCGTCATAGACTTCGTGGAAATGCCCGATCTGCGCCTCGGCGCGGGGCGCCAGCGTCAGATAGTCCTTGCCCGCCGCCGCGGCCTTGAACCCCTTCTGCACGGCGACCATGTTCGACATGTCCTGGTCGACCAGGTGGCCGAGCGGGCCGAGCTGGGGATAGTCCATCCCCTTCTCGTCGAAATCGATCTCGACGACCTCGACCGGCGGCGGGACCTCCCCGCTGGCGGGGATCGGCATCAG is part of the Rhizorhabdus wittichii RW1 genome and harbors:
- a CDS encoding Hydroxyacylglutathione hydrolase (PFAM: beta-lactamase domain protein); the protein is MRRSGNFCGACREDIERNRQMPGLEIHQFPCLDDNYAYLVHVEGSDVTAAIDTPDADAIIAELDKRGWTLTHILNTHWHPDHAGGNAALKQRYGALVIAPADPEGRIADIDRTVRDSDRLDLGGAEVKVLGVPGHTTDHVAFWFPETGAAFVGDTLFALGCGRLFEGTPEQMWESLGKLTALPADTMVYCAHEYTASNARFAVTIEPGNAELVERVDHIRRLREADTPTVPTTIGLELRTNPFLRTRSAEIRDRLEMPEDEDVAVFAEVRARKDSFKG
- a CDS encoding Rieske (2Fe-2S) domain protein (PFAM: Rieske [2Fe-2S] domain protein), with translation MPGNEMSRYHPALPLTELDDGQLREVALAGRRVLLVRIGDRLHAASNVCPHAGSPLSMGRLRGDAVQCSLHGIRFRLSDGAIVGRALCDPLEIYATRVRDGMIEVELP